CGGCCTCTTTCGCACCGGCAAAGGCCCGTGCAAGAGCGGTCGCAAAAACCGGGTTCGGCGAGGCCGTCATCACAATCTCAAGCGGCCCGATCGCATCGCGATAACGGCTCAACCCGATCAAGCACACCCCGAGCCGATACTTTGGGCCGAAGTCGTTTGGTTCGGCGGACGCGATCTTTTCGTAGAGTGGAAGTGCGGCTTTCCAATCCTTTTTCTGGTAAGCCGCATCAGCTTCGGAACGCATTTCGGCCGAGACTGCCGATTGCCCGGATACACATATCGCGGTTCCGAACAACAGAATCAAGGCGAACGCGTACCTGCCGAATCTCATTGCGGCAGCCCCCATTTTTTCGGATCGGGCTTCATCGCCTTTTCCCTATCGGTGCAGGCTCCGGGATCGATGGTCGATGCGCCGTTGGCGATCTTCCAGACGCCGTCGACCTTGACGAGATTGAATTGGTTTACACCGCAATGAGAAAGCCTTTCGCCAACAAAGAACACATAGCGGCCATAGACCATCGCATAGTCGCCCTCGACCTCGACCTGGGGCGCGTACATTTCTTCGCGGAGTTTGGCTTCTTTGTTGGTGAACATCTTTGAGAATGCCTCGCCGCTGATCACCTCAACGCGCGAAGTTCCATCGCGAAGCTTGCGGATGGCGACGAGTTGATTTTCAGGCGTGCCGAGTGCAAGGATGCCCGCCGGATTTGCCGCTGCCATCTCAGCGAAGAGCTTTTCGACGACAGCGAAGGGAGCCGCCTTCTCCGCCGACAACTGAGCATTTATCGAAACACAAAGTGTCAATACGAATGGAAATAATAGCTTCTTCATATTTGTTAGATACCTGTAACGGCGACGCCATCCGGCGATCTGCCCGTCTCGACCCGGCCCGTGACCTCTCCGGTCTCAAGATCAACGCGAAGAACGACATCGGGTTGTATCGCGGTGATGAACGCGGTCTTGCCGTCCCTAGAAAACGCAACGCCAAAGGGAGTGCTCTCGAGCTTGATTCGCCGTACCTCCTTTCGCGAGATAGCATCGACAAGAACGATCTCCTTGGTCTGCCAGATGGTGTTAAGCACGGATCTACCATCGGGTGTGAACCGAACGCGATAGGGCCTGCCGCCAAGCGGAAGCTTTGCGACAGACTTCGCCGAGGCGGCATCTATTATCTCGACTGCGTTCTCGGCGTTGAGCCCGACCCAGACCTCTTTTCCGTCGGGCGAAAGGTCGATCGCCTCGGGCTGTTTTCCAACCGGTATCTGAGTAATCGTCGAACCCGCGGGCGGCACATTTTGAAATCGGAACATCGTTACCGTGTCCGAACCTATATTTGCCGTATAGAAAGCCTTCTGGTCGGAGCTGCCGGCGATCATATGCGAGGCGTTCTGGCCGGTGCCCATGATCCAATCGACCTTGTTCGTCGCCGGATCGAATCGGGCGATCGCGCGATTCACCTCCGCCGTGAAATAGAGCTTCCCACCGATGAGTTGAATGCCGTGCGGCCTGAGCAGCGGGCCGAGGTCAACGCGGCGAAGTTCCATAGCAGACGCGATGTCGATTATCGAAAGAGTGTTTCCCGGGGTTTGAGCGCCATAGTTAGCGACAAACGCCGTTTTACCGTCATCAGAGATGACGACCTCATGCGGACCTTCGCCGACCGCGACCCTGCCGGTCACCTTCATCGTTGCGGGATCGACGATCGCCAGATCAATGTCGGTCTTATTGAGGACGACAACAGCGGGTTTCGCCTGTCCGAAGACATCGGCAACGCCAGAGAAACCGAAGTAGGCGATCAACAGGAAAAATGCGGCAATGTTTGCTCGTATTAGCATAGTTTCGACTCTGACTGATTTACGTAATGGGTCAGGTCAAGGTTTCACAGGTTGTGTCAGAACAGAAAAATGACCGTTTCACCGAAGCTCAGTTCAGGAAAACGGTCGATCGGAGTGTCACTTCTTTCCTGCTAAGGCTCGTCTTCAGTAAGCCTTTCCTCAAGCAATCGGGTCGAGACCGTCAGGAAGTCGTGGGCCGTGATCATTCCGACCAGTTTGCCGTTCTTGCAAACCGGAAGACAGCCGATGCCTCGCTCACGCATCAGGTAAAGAGCATCAAGCGTCGGCGTTTCGGGCGAGATGGTCAGAAGGTCACGTTTCATTACGTCCAATACGACCATATCGTCCGCGGCTTTCGCACGGTTCGTCGCCAGCATCGAGATGAGATCTCGGTGCGAGACAATACCGACGAGGTGACCGTGGTCGTCCTCGACTGGAACGTGGCGGACATGCCTCCATTCCATCAAACTAGCAGCAAGGTCAAGCACATCGGTCGGCCGCACGGTGAAAAGGTCTCGGGACATGAATTGTTCAACTGTCCGAAAATTGTCGATCCAATCAGATTTCTTCTCGATAGTTGCGAGCGGCCATCTATGTACCGGCATATTCGCCTCTTGATTCTTGATCATCGCGGCGACGAGAGCCCGCATCCGGATGTTCGTCTTGGCAGCACGGTCCATTTTTGCCAGCGAGTCAA
This window of the Acidobacteriota bacterium genome carries:
- a CDS encoding YncE family protein → MLIRANIAAFFLLIAYFGFSGVADVFGQAKPAVVVLNKTDIDLAIVDPATMKVTGRVAVGEGPHEVVISDDGKTAFVANYGAQTPGNTLSIIDIASAMELRRVDLGPLLRPHGIQLIGGKLYFTAEVNRAIARFDPATNKVDWIMGTGQNASHMIAGSSDQKAFYTANIGSDTVTMFRFQNVPPAGSTITQIPVGKQPEAIDLSPDGKEVWVGLNAENAVEIIDAASAKSVAKLPLGGRPYRVRFTPDGRSVLNTIWQTKEIVLVDAISRKEVRRIKLESTPFGVAFSRDGKTAFITAIQPDVVLRVDLETGEVTGRVETGRSPDGVAVTGI